One Carassius auratus strain Wakin chromosome 3, ASM336829v1, whole genome shotgun sequence genomic region harbors:
- the LOC113053453 gene encoding MKL/myocardin-like protein 1 isoform X6, which translates to MNGSLAKLLQLKLQQRRTREELVNQGIMPPLKSSASFHEQRRSLERARTEDYLKRKIRSRPERSELVRMHILEETSAEPSLQAKQLLLKRARLADDLNDKISQRPGPMELIHKNILPVDSSLKQAIRETEFPKVEVENSSFDEESSDAFSPELTLHQDSPLGQGHLPSPPEIPASENTPKQVPPPPPAPPPLPNTAGPAPQQKLANGTTGHKQAPALQKGGKVGSERPVQRSKKVRENKPKVKKLKYHQYIPPDQKAEREPPPLLDSSYAKLLYQQQLFLQLQIINQQQQNYNYHTILPAPPKSSSDQQPVSTNGSSPSKNDMPPQSTSTNLSGQNQHITAFKTGPLPPNLDELKVAELKQELKLRGLTVSGTKNDLIERLKNFHEQNGASSKTSTPSPPVVGGLSSSTQSTGRSRVVASFPLVTTAERGGAQMTAPQIKQFGSTNSSPPVSPAHSERSSTGMSPDETSINGDAFGEMVTSPLTQLSLQTSPPLPSTICIKEEPGSWTSPSSCCLGSQSAAPAIDKDQMLQEKDRRIQELTRMLLQKQQLVESLRSQLEGKQVGLPLLPGVTMEAVRVTVKEEVREVIEDSEMVTEPPVFPQAGQTQTQTQRMAAALEVEQDQQQQLIMQQNQRNLQRQAHQRKRKSQKQQLNQQKQQLAQALTNQQSSPVPSFPVDVLKSTSTPTIVTDRNGNQFLLTLSNQNAEAPARGRRAQSKRLQSTPVMLANKSVTEVLNNNNQSEQPIQTVILKQPIKKALKPDLNMTTNYKSSCCTSISSPANIQPFFSQVESMNDTEAFPSFPNNNNNNEEMCLNLDQHVLLSPPRLCSPIALCHQENGCHQHVDDLFDILIQRGEISENFKASPDPVLERLRPNTPLSSSSSPLSLSRPPDMPFKTFILQPQLPSIKAHINCDTGVGRLEDFLESTTGKPLLGVEPGGPTTLIVDLHNQMLSTPSILDHPRSPMDTCDISFSSHSPSDLIDSAPDPMEWMELGMGGAGGEGPGMVHMNGHESSSLFSTDFLDTSDLNWSSL; encoded by the exons ATGAATGGCAGTCTGGCGaaat TGCTCCAACTAAAACTTCAGCAGAGACGGACTCGAGAAGAGCTGGTTAACCAGGGGATCATGCCAC CGCTGAAAAGTTCTGCATCCTTTCACGAGCAGAGACGAAGTTTAGAACGAGCTCGG ACCGAGGACTACCTGAAGAGAAAGATCCGCAGTCGTCCAGAGAGGTCAGAGCTGGTCAGGATGCACATTCTTGAAG AGACGTCAGCAGAGCCGTCTCTTCAGGCCAAGCAGCTTCTGCTGAAACGAGCTCGACTAGCCGACGATCTGAACGATAAAATCTCCCAGCGGCCCGGTCCGATGGAGCTCATTCACAAAAACATCCTGCCAGTGGACAGCAGCCTCAAACAAGCCATCAGAG AGACTGAGTTTCCAAAAGTAGAAGTGGAGAACTCTTCATTCGACGAGGAAAGCAGTGACGCGTTCTCACCAGAGCTGACCCTCCATCAGGACTCTCCCCTCGGCCAAGGACACCTACCTTCCCCCCCTGAGATACCGGCCAGTGAAAACACACCCAAACAG GTcccacctcctcctcctgctcctccaccGCTGCCAAACACCGCTGGTCCTGCCCCTCAGCAGAAACTAGCCAATGGGACAACAGGCCACAAGCAAGCTCCTGCACTACAAAAG GGTGGTAAAGTGGGTAGTGAGCGCCCTGTTCAGCGCTCTAAGAAGGTGAGAGAGAACAAACCCAAAGTGAAGAAGCTGAAGTATCACCAGTATATTCCTCCGGACCAGAAAGCCGAGCGTGAGCCTCCACCTCTGCTCGACTCCTCGTATGCCAAACTCCTCTATCAACAGCAGCTCTTCCTCCAGCTGCAGATCATCAACCAACAGCAGCAGAACTACAACTACCACACCATCCTGCCTGCGCCACCCAA GTCGTCTTCTGATCAGCAGCCTGTTTCAACCAATGGCTCATCGCCATCCAAAAATGACATGCCTCCTCAATCAACATCCACCAATCTGTCTGGCCAGAATCAGCACATCACTGCATTTAAAACAGGACCTCTGCCTCCCAACCTGGATGAGCTAAAG GTGGCAGAGCTGAAGCAGGAGTTAAAACTGCGGGGCTTAACTGTCTCAGGCACCAAAAATGATCTTATTGAGCGGCTGAAGAATTTTCACGAGCAGAACGGTGCTTCTTCTAAAACCAGCACACCATCACCCCCTGTAGTGGGAGGACTCTCTTCCTCCACCCAATCAACAGGCAGGAGCAGGGTGGTTGCTTCCTTCCCATTGGTCACGACTGCAGAAAGGGGTGGAGCTCAGATGACAGCGCCTCAGATAAAGCAGTTTGGCAGCACTAACTCCTCCCCTCCGGTTTCCCCCGCCCACTCAGAGCGCTCTTCGACTGGAATGAGCCCAGATGAAACAAGCATCAATGGGGATGCTTTTGGGGAAATG GTGACCTCTCCTCTTACCCAGCTCTCCTTGCAAACTTCTCCTCCTCTCCCCTCCACGATCTGCATTAAAGAGGAGCCCGGCAGCTGGACGTCTCCGTCCTCCTGCTGTCTGGGGTCCCAGTCTGCAGCGCCCGCAATAGACAAGGACCAGATGCTGCAGGAGAAGGACCGGCGCATCCAGGAGCTCACACGCATGCTGTTGCAGAAGCAGCAGCTGGTCGAATCTCTGCGCTCGCAGCTGGAGGGCAAACAGGTGGGTCTGCCGCTCCTTCCTGGTGTCACTATGGAGGCGGTCAGGGTGACCGTAAAGGAAGAGGTCAGAGAGGTGATTGAAGACAGCGAGATGGTGACAGAGCCGCCGGTATTCCCACAGGCAGGTCAGACGCAGACGCAGACGCAGAGGATGGCGGCTGCGCTGGAGGTGGAGCAggaccagcagcagcagctcatAATGCAACAGAATCAGCGCAACCTGCAGCGCCAAGCACATCAGAGGAAGAGGAAATCACAGAAACAACAGCTCAACCAACAAAAACAA cagttggctCAAGCACTTACCAACCAGCAGTCAAGTCCTGTTCCTTCATTCCCAGTGGACGTACTGAAATCAACCTCCACCCCCACCATAGTGACCGACAGAAATGGCAACCAGTTCCTGCTAACACTGTCCAATCAAAACGCAGAGGCGCCTGCCAGAGGACGCCGCGCCCAGAGCAAA agGCTGCAGTCTACACCCGTCATGTTAGCCAACAAGTCAGTGACTGAAGTGCTTAACAATAACAACCAATCTGAACAGCCCATACAAACCGTCATTCTGAAACAGCCAATCAAAAAG GCATTAAAGCCAGACCTAAATATGACGACCAATTACAAATCATCCTGCTGCACATCCATCTCATCACCAGCCAATATCCAACCATTCTTCTCTCAAGTGGAGTCCATGAACGACACAGAGGCCTTCCCCTCATttcccaacaacaacaacaacaac GAGGAGATGTGTTTGAATTTGGACCAGcatgttttgctctctcctcCCCGCTTGTGTTCGCCCATAGCTCTTTGTCATCAG GAGAATGGCTGTCACCAGCACGTTGATGACCTTTTTGACATCCTAATTCAACGTGGAG AAATCTCAGAGAATTTCAAAGCCAGCCCTGATCCTGTTCTCGAAAGGCTTCGGCCGAACACGCCTCTTTCCTCAAGCTCCTCCCCTCTCAGTCTTTCCCGTCCTCCTGATATGCCCttcaaaactttcattttacaaCCTCAGCTTCCTTCAATTAAGGCGCACATCAACTGTGACACAGGAGTGGGGCGTCTTGAAGATTTCCTGGAAAGCACTACTGGCAAACCTTTGCTGGGAGTGGAGCCAGGAGGACCGACGACGCTTATTGTTGACCTCCACAACCAAATGCTCAGCACACCGAGTATCCTAGACCACCCACGTTCACCAATGGATACGTGTGACATAAGTTTTTCCAGTCACTCGCCTTCAGATCTGATAGACTCCGCCCCCGATCCAATGGAATGGATGGAGCTGGGAATGGGCGGGGCTGGAGGGGAGGGGCCTGGGATGGTACATATGAATGGACACGAGTCCTCTAGCTTATTTTCCACAGACTTTCTGGACACTTCTGATCTGAATTGGTCCAGCTTATAG
- the LOC113053453 gene encoding MKL/myocardin-like protein 1 isoform X4, with protein sequence MATIWEDSGPGAPTDATGSASSPQSDAVTNELQELSLQPAPNLLPIHERKNVLQLKLQQRRTREELVNQGIMPPLKSSASFHEQRRSLERARTEDYLKRKIRSRPERSELVRMHILEETSAEPSLQAKQLLLKRARLADDLNDKISQRPGPMELIHKNILPVDSSLKQAIRETEFPKVEVENSSFDEESSDAFSPELTLHQDSPLGQGHLPSPPEIPASENTPKQVPPPPPAPPPLPNTAGPAPQQKLANGTTGHKQAPALQKGGKVGSERPVQRSKKVRENKPKVKKLKYHQYIPPDQKAEREPPPLLDSSYAKLLYQQQLFLQLQIINQQQQNYNYHTILPAPPKSSSDQQPVSTNGSSPSKNDMPPQSTSTNLSGQNQHITAFKTGPLPPNLDELKVAELKQELKLRGLTVSGTKNDLIERLKNFHEQNGASSKTSTPSPPVVGGLSSSTQSTGRSRVVASFPLVTTAERGGAQMTAPQIKQFGSTNSSPPVSPAHSERSSTGMSPDETSINGDAFGEMVTSPLTQLSLQTSPPLPSTICIKEEPGSWTSPSSCCLGSQSAAPAIDKDQMLQEKDRRIQELTRMLLQKQQLVESLRSQLEGKQVGLPLLPGVTMEAVRVTVKEEVREVIEDSEMVTEPPVFPQAGQTQTQTQRMAAALEVEQDQQQQLIMQQNQRNLQRQAHQRKRKSQKQQLNQQKQQLAQALTNQQSSPVPSFPVDVLKSTSTPTIVTDRNGNQFLLTLSNQNAEAPARGRRAQSKRLQSTPVMLANKSVTEVLNNNNQSEQPIQTVILKQPIKKALKPDLNMTTNYKSSCCTSISSPANIQPFFSQVESMNDTEAFPSFPNNNNNNENGCHQHVDDLFDILIQRGEISENFKASPDPVLERLRPNTPLSSSSSPLSLSRPPDMPFKTFILQPQLPSIKAHINCDTGVGRLEDFLESTTGKPLLGVEPGGPTTLIVDLHNQMLSTPSILDHPRSPMDTCDISFSSHSPSDLIDSAPDPMEWMELGMGGAGGEGPGMVHMNGHESSSLFSTDFLDTSDLNWSSL encoded by the exons TGCTCCAACTAAAACTTCAGCAGAGACGGACTCGAGAAGAGCTGGTTAACCAGGGGATCATGCCAC CGCTGAAAAGTTCTGCATCCTTTCACGAGCAGAGACGAAGTTTAGAACGAGCTCGG ACCGAGGACTACCTGAAGAGAAAGATCCGCAGTCGTCCAGAGAGGTCAGAGCTGGTCAGGATGCACATTCTTGAAG AGACGTCAGCAGAGCCGTCTCTTCAGGCCAAGCAGCTTCTGCTGAAACGAGCTCGACTAGCCGACGATCTGAACGATAAAATCTCCCAGCGGCCCGGTCCGATGGAGCTCATTCACAAAAACATCCTGCCAGTGGACAGCAGCCTCAAACAAGCCATCAGAG AGACTGAGTTTCCAAAAGTAGAAGTGGAGAACTCTTCATTCGACGAGGAAAGCAGTGACGCGTTCTCACCAGAGCTGACCCTCCATCAGGACTCTCCCCTCGGCCAAGGACACCTACCTTCCCCCCCTGAGATACCGGCCAGTGAAAACACACCCAAACAG GTcccacctcctcctcctgctcctccaccGCTGCCAAACACCGCTGGTCCTGCCCCTCAGCAGAAACTAGCCAATGGGACAACAGGCCACAAGCAAGCTCCTGCACTACAAAAG GGTGGTAAAGTGGGTAGTGAGCGCCCTGTTCAGCGCTCTAAGAAGGTGAGAGAGAACAAACCCAAAGTGAAGAAGCTGAAGTATCACCAGTATATTCCTCCGGACCAGAAAGCCGAGCGTGAGCCTCCACCTCTGCTCGACTCCTCGTATGCCAAACTCCTCTATCAACAGCAGCTCTTCCTCCAGCTGCAGATCATCAACCAACAGCAGCAGAACTACAACTACCACACCATCCTGCCTGCGCCACCCAA GTCGTCTTCTGATCAGCAGCCTGTTTCAACCAATGGCTCATCGCCATCCAAAAATGACATGCCTCCTCAATCAACATCCACCAATCTGTCTGGCCAGAATCAGCACATCACTGCATTTAAAACAGGACCTCTGCCTCCCAACCTGGATGAGCTAAAG GTGGCAGAGCTGAAGCAGGAGTTAAAACTGCGGGGCTTAACTGTCTCAGGCACCAAAAATGATCTTATTGAGCGGCTGAAGAATTTTCACGAGCAGAACGGTGCTTCTTCTAAAACCAGCACACCATCACCCCCTGTAGTGGGAGGACTCTCTTCCTCCACCCAATCAACAGGCAGGAGCAGGGTGGTTGCTTCCTTCCCATTGGTCACGACTGCAGAAAGGGGTGGAGCTCAGATGACAGCGCCTCAGATAAAGCAGTTTGGCAGCACTAACTCCTCCCCTCCGGTTTCCCCCGCCCACTCAGAGCGCTCTTCGACTGGAATGAGCCCAGATGAAACAAGCATCAATGGGGATGCTTTTGGGGAAATG GTGACCTCTCCTCTTACCCAGCTCTCCTTGCAAACTTCTCCTCCTCTCCCCTCCACGATCTGCATTAAAGAGGAGCCCGGCAGCTGGACGTCTCCGTCCTCCTGCTGTCTGGGGTCCCAGTCTGCAGCGCCCGCAATAGACAAGGACCAGATGCTGCAGGAGAAGGACCGGCGCATCCAGGAGCTCACACGCATGCTGTTGCAGAAGCAGCAGCTGGTCGAATCTCTGCGCTCGCAGCTGGAGGGCAAACAGGTGGGTCTGCCGCTCCTTCCTGGTGTCACTATGGAGGCGGTCAGGGTGACCGTAAAGGAAGAGGTCAGAGAGGTGATTGAAGACAGCGAGATGGTGACAGAGCCGCCGGTATTCCCACAGGCAGGTCAGACGCAGACGCAGACGCAGAGGATGGCGGCTGCGCTGGAGGTGGAGCAggaccagcagcagcagctcatAATGCAACAGAATCAGCGCAACCTGCAGCGCCAAGCACATCAGAGGAAGAGGAAATCACAGAAACAACAGCTCAACCAACAAAAACAA cagttggctCAAGCACTTACCAACCAGCAGTCAAGTCCTGTTCCTTCATTCCCAGTGGACGTACTGAAATCAACCTCCACCCCCACCATAGTGACCGACAGAAATGGCAACCAGTTCCTGCTAACACTGTCCAATCAAAACGCAGAGGCGCCTGCCAGAGGACGCCGCGCCCAGAGCAAA agGCTGCAGTCTACACCCGTCATGTTAGCCAACAAGTCAGTGACTGAAGTGCTTAACAATAACAACCAATCTGAACAGCCCATACAAACCGTCATTCTGAAACAGCCAATCAAAAAG GCATTAAAGCCAGACCTAAATATGACGACCAATTACAAATCATCCTGCTGCACATCCATCTCATCACCAGCCAATATCCAACCATTCTTCTCTCAAGTGGAGTCCATGAACGACACAGAGGCCTTCCCCTCATttcccaacaacaacaacaacaac GAGAATGGCTGTCACCAGCACGTTGATGACCTTTTTGACATCCTAATTCAACGTGGAG AAATCTCAGAGAATTTCAAAGCCAGCCCTGATCCTGTTCTCGAAAGGCTTCGGCCGAACACGCCTCTTTCCTCAAGCTCCTCCCCTCTCAGTCTTTCCCGTCCTCCTGATATGCCCttcaaaactttcattttacaaCCTCAGCTTCCTTCAATTAAGGCGCACATCAACTGTGACACAGGAGTGGGGCGTCTTGAAGATTTCCTGGAAAGCACTACTGGCAAACCTTTGCTGGGAGTGGAGCCAGGAGGACCGACGACGCTTATTGTTGACCTCCACAACCAAATGCTCAGCACACCGAGTATCCTAGACCACCCACGTTCACCAATGGATACGTGTGACATAAGTTTTTCCAGTCACTCGCCTTCAGATCTGATAGACTCCGCCCCCGATCCAATGGAATGGATGGAGCTGGGAATGGGCGGGGCTGGAGGGGAGGGGCCTGGGATGGTACATATGAATGGACACGAGTCCTCTAGCTTATTTTCCACAGACTTTCTGGACACTTCTGATCTGAATTGGTCCAGCTTATAG
- the LOC113053453 gene encoding MKL/myocardin-like protein 1 isoform X3, with amino-acid sequence MTTVLNTSSWLHASPASFGSAPISHSVKKQAVRLDRERRACLSLREVLQLKLQQRRTREELVNQGIMPPLKSSASFHEQRRSLERARTEDYLKRKIRSRPERSELVRMHILEETSAEPSLQAKQLLLKRARLADDLNDKISQRPGPMELIHKNILPVDSSLKQAIRETEFPKVEVENSSFDEESSDAFSPELTLHQDSPLGQGHLPSPPEIPASENTPKQVPPPPPAPPPLPNTAGPAPQQKLANGTTGHKQAPALQKGGKVGSERPVQRSKKVRENKPKVKKLKYHQYIPPDQKAEREPPPLLDSSYAKLLYQQQLFLQLQIINQQQQNYNYHTILPAPPKSSSDQQPVSTNGSSPSKNDMPPQSTSTNLSGQNQHITAFKTGPLPPNLDELKVAELKQELKLRGLTVSGTKNDLIERLKNFHEQNGASSKTSTPSPPVVGGLSSSTQSTGRSRVVASFPLVTTAERGGAQMTAPQIKQFGSTNSSPPVSPAHSERSSTGMSPDETSINGDAFGEMVTSPLTQLSLQTSPPLPSTICIKEEPGSWTSPSSCCLGSQSAAPAIDKDQMLQEKDRRIQELTRMLLQKQQLVESLRSQLEGKQVGLPLLPGVTMEAVRVTVKEEVREVIEDSEMVTEPPVFPQAGQTQTQTQRMAAALEVEQDQQQQLIMQQNQRNLQRQAHQRKRKSQKQQLNQQKQQLAQALTNQQSSPVPSFPVDVLKSTSTPTIVTDRNGNQFLLTLSNQNAEAPARGRRAQSKRLQSTPVMLANKSVTEVLNNNNQSEQPIQTVILKQPIKKALKPDLNMTTNYKSSCCTSISSPANIQPFFSQVESMNDTEAFPSFPNNNNNNEEMCLNLDQHVLLSPPRLCSPIALCHQENGCHQHVDDLFDILIQRGEISENFKASPDPVLERLRPNTPLSSSSSPLSLSRPPDMPFKTFILQPQLPSIKAHINCDTGVGRLEDFLESTTGKPLLGVEPGGPTTLIVDLHNQMLSTPSILDHPRSPMDTCDISFSSHSPSDLIDSAPDPMEWMELGMGGAGGEGPGMVHMNGHESSSLFSTDFLDTSDLNWSSL; translated from the exons TGCTCCAACTAAAACTTCAGCAGAGACGGACTCGAGAAGAGCTGGTTAACCAGGGGATCATGCCAC CGCTGAAAAGTTCTGCATCCTTTCACGAGCAGAGACGAAGTTTAGAACGAGCTCGG ACCGAGGACTACCTGAAGAGAAAGATCCGCAGTCGTCCAGAGAGGTCAGAGCTGGTCAGGATGCACATTCTTGAAG AGACGTCAGCAGAGCCGTCTCTTCAGGCCAAGCAGCTTCTGCTGAAACGAGCTCGACTAGCCGACGATCTGAACGATAAAATCTCCCAGCGGCCCGGTCCGATGGAGCTCATTCACAAAAACATCCTGCCAGTGGACAGCAGCCTCAAACAAGCCATCAGAG AGACTGAGTTTCCAAAAGTAGAAGTGGAGAACTCTTCATTCGACGAGGAAAGCAGTGACGCGTTCTCACCAGAGCTGACCCTCCATCAGGACTCTCCCCTCGGCCAAGGACACCTACCTTCCCCCCCTGAGATACCGGCCAGTGAAAACACACCCAAACAG GTcccacctcctcctcctgctcctccaccGCTGCCAAACACCGCTGGTCCTGCCCCTCAGCAGAAACTAGCCAATGGGACAACAGGCCACAAGCAAGCTCCTGCACTACAAAAG GGTGGTAAAGTGGGTAGTGAGCGCCCTGTTCAGCGCTCTAAGAAGGTGAGAGAGAACAAACCCAAAGTGAAGAAGCTGAAGTATCACCAGTATATTCCTCCGGACCAGAAAGCCGAGCGTGAGCCTCCACCTCTGCTCGACTCCTCGTATGCCAAACTCCTCTATCAACAGCAGCTCTTCCTCCAGCTGCAGATCATCAACCAACAGCAGCAGAACTACAACTACCACACCATCCTGCCTGCGCCACCCAA GTCGTCTTCTGATCAGCAGCCTGTTTCAACCAATGGCTCATCGCCATCCAAAAATGACATGCCTCCTCAATCAACATCCACCAATCTGTCTGGCCAGAATCAGCACATCACTGCATTTAAAACAGGACCTCTGCCTCCCAACCTGGATGAGCTAAAG GTGGCAGAGCTGAAGCAGGAGTTAAAACTGCGGGGCTTAACTGTCTCAGGCACCAAAAATGATCTTATTGAGCGGCTGAAGAATTTTCACGAGCAGAACGGTGCTTCTTCTAAAACCAGCACACCATCACCCCCTGTAGTGGGAGGACTCTCTTCCTCCACCCAATCAACAGGCAGGAGCAGGGTGGTTGCTTCCTTCCCATTGGTCACGACTGCAGAAAGGGGTGGAGCTCAGATGACAGCGCCTCAGATAAAGCAGTTTGGCAGCACTAACTCCTCCCCTCCGGTTTCCCCCGCCCACTCAGAGCGCTCTTCGACTGGAATGAGCCCAGATGAAACAAGCATCAATGGGGATGCTTTTGGGGAAATG GTGACCTCTCCTCTTACCCAGCTCTCCTTGCAAACTTCTCCTCCTCTCCCCTCCACGATCTGCATTAAAGAGGAGCCCGGCAGCTGGACGTCTCCGTCCTCCTGCTGTCTGGGGTCCCAGTCTGCAGCGCCCGCAATAGACAAGGACCAGATGCTGCAGGAGAAGGACCGGCGCATCCAGGAGCTCACACGCATGCTGTTGCAGAAGCAGCAGCTGGTCGAATCTCTGCGCTCGCAGCTGGAGGGCAAACAGGTGGGTCTGCCGCTCCTTCCTGGTGTCACTATGGAGGCGGTCAGGGTGACCGTAAAGGAAGAGGTCAGAGAGGTGATTGAAGACAGCGAGATGGTGACAGAGCCGCCGGTATTCCCACAGGCAGGTCAGACGCAGACGCAGACGCAGAGGATGGCGGCTGCGCTGGAGGTGGAGCAggaccagcagcagcagctcatAATGCAACAGAATCAGCGCAACCTGCAGCGCCAAGCACATCAGAGGAAGAGGAAATCACAGAAACAACAGCTCAACCAACAAAAACAA cagttggctCAAGCACTTACCAACCAGCAGTCAAGTCCTGTTCCTTCATTCCCAGTGGACGTACTGAAATCAACCTCCACCCCCACCATAGTGACCGACAGAAATGGCAACCAGTTCCTGCTAACACTGTCCAATCAAAACGCAGAGGCGCCTGCCAGAGGACGCCGCGCCCAGAGCAAA agGCTGCAGTCTACACCCGTCATGTTAGCCAACAAGTCAGTGACTGAAGTGCTTAACAATAACAACCAATCTGAACAGCCCATACAAACCGTCATTCTGAAACAGCCAATCAAAAAG GCATTAAAGCCAGACCTAAATATGACGACCAATTACAAATCATCCTGCTGCACATCCATCTCATCACCAGCCAATATCCAACCATTCTTCTCTCAAGTGGAGTCCATGAACGACACAGAGGCCTTCCCCTCATttcccaacaacaacaacaacaac GAGGAGATGTGTTTGAATTTGGACCAGcatgttttgctctctcctcCCCGCTTGTGTTCGCCCATAGCTCTTTGTCATCAG GAGAATGGCTGTCACCAGCACGTTGATGACCTTTTTGACATCCTAATTCAACGTGGAG AAATCTCAGAGAATTTCAAAGCCAGCCCTGATCCTGTTCTCGAAAGGCTTCGGCCGAACACGCCTCTTTCCTCAAGCTCCTCCCCTCTCAGTCTTTCCCGTCCTCCTGATATGCCCttcaaaactttcattttacaaCCTCAGCTTCCTTCAATTAAGGCGCACATCAACTGTGACACAGGAGTGGGGCGTCTTGAAGATTTCCTGGAAAGCACTACTGGCAAACCTTTGCTGGGAGTGGAGCCAGGAGGACCGACGACGCTTATTGTTGACCTCCACAACCAAATGCTCAGCACACCGAGTATCCTAGACCACCCACGTTCACCAATGGATACGTGTGACATAAGTTTTTCCAGTCACTCGCCTTCAGATCTGATAGACTCCGCCCCCGATCCAATGGAATGGATGGAGCTGGGAATGGGCGGGGCTGGAGGGGAGGGGCCTGGGATGGTACATATGAATGGACACGAGTCCTCTAGCTTATTTTCCACAGACTTTCTGGACACTTCTGATCTGAATTGGTCCAGCTTATAG